In Paenibacillus guangzhouensis, a single window of DNA contains:
- a CDS encoding gluconate 2-dehydrogenase subunit 3 family protein, with the protein MAEQHNHQPPDRSRRQFLKYSGAAISGAVIGGVIGGAIAGGFKKKAPAPAPTPTTPGGQAAAVADYNQATMYFTQSQLQITQAAVERIFPKDDLGPGAAELGVAYYIDHQLASPWGINGREYRTGPYVKGEATQGDYQSIHRTEVFNLGLIAIQDASMKKYNNKFPDLADDQKDAILTLLEKGDIEVINGITGTSFFNLLRTLTLEGVYADPLYGGNKNMQGWKMRKYPGNQMSYTNIMEKAEFVTMEPMSLRDHIAH; encoded by the coding sequence TTGGCAGAACAACACAATCATCAGCCACCAGATCGGTCCAGACGACAATTCCTTAAATATTCAGGCGCAGCCATCAGCGGTGCTGTCATTGGCGGCGTTATCGGTGGAGCCATTGCAGGCGGGTTCAAGAAAAAAGCCCCTGCTCCCGCACCTACGCCTACCACACCAGGTGGTCAAGCAGCTGCCGTAGCTGATTACAACCAAGCAACCATGTATTTCACACAGAGTCAGCTCCAAATTACGCAAGCAGCGGTGGAACGCATCTTCCCCAAAGATGATCTGGGACCAGGGGCGGCCGAGCTCGGCGTTGCTTACTATATTGATCACCAACTAGCCAGCCCTTGGGGAATCAATGGCCGCGAATATCGAACAGGTCCGTACGTCAAAGGCGAGGCGACGCAAGGTGATTATCAGAGCATTCACCGCACTGAAGTGTTCAACCTCGGCCTCATCGCCATTCAGGACGCGAGCATGAAGAAATACAACAATAAGTTCCCTGACCTCGCGGATGATCAGAAGGATGCCATTCTAACACTACTGGAGAAGGGCGATATAGAAGTCATCAACGGAATAACAGGTACCAGCTTCTTCAATCTATTACGGACCCTTACGTTAGAGGGTGTATATGCTGATCCGCTGTATGGCGGCAACAAGAACATGCAGGGCTGGAAAATGCGTAAATATCCGGGCAACCAGATGAGTTATACCAATATTATGGAGAAAGCAGAATTCGTCACCATGGAACCGATGAGTCTTCGCGACCACATCGCACATTAG
- a CDS encoding GMC family oxidoreductase translates to MATKMPKVPVVIVGMGWLGGIIAAELSKQGVKVVGLERGKPRATEDYYMVHDELRYAMRYDLMQDLSKETITFRNTSKMTALPMRSYGSFLLGEGLGGSGIHWNGQTFRFLPYDFEIHSKTVERYGKKKIPDGMLLQDWGITYDELEPYFYKFEEVAGISGEQEQTPMVGKRSKPFPTKPMLKTPILKMFEDATKKLGYHPYMMPSANLSEQYTNPDGITRAACQYCGYCERFGCEYGAKADPVVTVLPVANKTGNFELRPYSNVVEVLHDGKKASGVVYVNTVTGERYEQPADVVILASYVFNNVRLLLTSKLGKPYDPKTGKGVVGKNYCYQTNGGSATGFFDDKEFNLYAGAGSLGMEIPDFNGDNFDHTNLNFLHGAGIRISQTGQRPIATNPVPKGTPTWGAEFKKQSLKYANNTLTVSPQGSSLPWQHHYLDLDPTFKDAYGLPLMRITFDFEDQDREMIKFMASKTEEIMKEMNPTSIGVSNKLGPYNIVPYQSTHNTGGAIMGADPSTSVVNSYLQMWDAENVFVVGASAFPHNSGYNPTGTVGALAYRAVDGIAKYLKSGGMVV, encoded by the coding sequence ATGGCAACAAAAATGCCAAAAGTCCCTGTCGTGATCGTCGGGATGGGTTGGCTCGGAGGCATAATCGCCGCTGAATTATCCAAACAAGGCGTGAAGGTCGTCGGGCTCGAACGCGGAAAGCCGCGCGCAACGGAAGATTACTACATGGTGCACGATGAATTGCGTTACGCTATGCGCTATGACCTGATGCAAGATCTGTCCAAAGAGACGATTACCTTCCGCAATACCAGTAAAATGACCGCGCTGCCAATGCGTTCTTACGGCTCCTTCCTGCTCGGCGAAGGACTCGGCGGTTCGGGTATTCATTGGAATGGACAGACCTTCCGTTTCCTCCCGTACGACTTCGAGATCCACAGCAAGACCGTCGAACGGTATGGTAAGAAGAAGATCCCCGACGGGATGCTGCTCCAAGACTGGGGTATTACATATGACGAGCTTGAACCGTATTTCTACAAGTTCGAAGAAGTAGCGGGAATCTCGGGTGAACAGGAACAAACACCTATGGTAGGCAAGCGTTCCAAGCCTTTCCCAACCAAACCGATGCTGAAAACCCCGATCCTGAAAATGTTCGAGGACGCAACAAAAAAACTCGGCTACCATCCGTACATGATGCCGTCGGCCAACCTATCTGAGCAATACACGAATCCAGACGGGATTACGCGTGCCGCGTGCCAATATTGCGGATACTGCGAGCGGTTCGGATGTGAATATGGCGCAAAAGCGGATCCTGTCGTAACCGTCCTCCCTGTGGCGAATAAAACGGGTAATTTCGAACTCAGACCTTATTCCAACGTCGTCGAAGTGCTGCATGACGGCAAAAAAGCTTCCGGCGTCGTCTATGTCAACACCGTAACGGGAGAACGGTACGAACAGCCTGCGGATGTCGTCATTCTCGCGAGCTATGTATTTAATAATGTACGTCTACTCCTGACATCCAAATTAGGAAAACCATACGATCCGAAAACAGGAAAAGGTGTCGTCGGCAAAAACTATTGCTATCAGACAAATGGCGGTTCGGCAACAGGCTTCTTTGATGATAAAGAATTCAACCTTTACGCAGGCGCAGGTTCGCTTGGAATGGAGATTCCGGATTTCAATGGAGACAACTTCGACCATACGAACCTCAACTTCCTGCACGGCGCAGGCATTCGCATCTCGCAGACTGGGCAACGTCCGATCGCGACGAATCCCGTTCCGAAAGGGACGCCGACATGGGGAGCAGAATTTAAGAAACAATCCCTGAAATATGCGAACAACACCTTAACCGTATCACCGCAAGGCTCTAGTCTCCCATGGCAGCATCATTATTTGGACCTGGATCCAACCTTTAAGGATGCCTATGGATTACCACTTATGCGCATTACGTTCGATTTCGAAGATCAAGACCGTGAAATGATCAAGTTCATGGCTTCGAAGACGGAAGAAATCATGAAGGAAATGAATCCGACATCGATCGGCGTGTCGAACAAGCTTGGTCCGTACAATATCGTTCCGTATCAATCCACGCACAATACGGGCGGTGCGATTATGGGAGCTGATCCTTCGACGTCGGTTGTCAATTCCTATCTTCAAATGTGGGATGCAGAGAATGTATTCGTCGTCGGCGCTTCAGCATTCCCGCATAATAGCGGATACAATCCAACGGGGACCGTCGGGGCATTAGCTTACCGGGCCGTGGATGGAATAGCTAAATATTTGAAATCAGGCGGCATGGTTGTTTAA
- the tatC gene encoding twin-arginine translocase subunit TatC, translating to MVRSGGLQMEQDNWVFHFAEARKRLIIVAIWFIMTFSAGLYVAPAILLYLKSQPLAEPIAWNVFSFTDGLLIYMKCALLFALLFTVPVMLYQLWAFARPGLTDEEASSAFPYIPVAFLLFLTGLSFSYYVVFPMMLRFMKRMNHTIGAIETYGIDRYFSFLFDLVIPLAAAFELPVIILFLTRIGLLTPDRLKMTRKYAYLGLAIFGSCISPPDFISHLSVTIPLILLFEISIYISSRQWRHMQTRTEP from the coding sequence ATGGTTAGAAGCGGAGGGCTTCAGATGGAACAGGACAACTGGGTATTTCATTTTGCGGAAGCGCGCAAACGGTTAATCATCGTAGCCATTTGGTTCATCATGACCTTTAGTGCAGGGCTCTATGTCGCTCCCGCGATCTTGCTGTACTTGAAGTCGCAGCCGCTGGCGGAGCCAATCGCTTGGAATGTATTCTCCTTCACGGACGGGCTGTTGATCTATATGAAGTGCGCTCTATTATTCGCATTATTGTTCACTGTGCCTGTCATGCTCTATCAGTTGTGGGCATTCGCGAGACCGGGGTTAACCGACGAGGAAGCATCCAGCGCCTTCCCCTACATACCGGTGGCATTCCTGTTGTTCTTGACAGGGTTATCCTTCAGTTATTACGTTGTCTTCCCGATGATGCTGCGATTCATGAAGCGAATGAATCACACGATTGGTGCGATAGAAACCTATGGTATTGACCGATACTTTTCCTTTCTGTTCGACTTGGTCATTCCCTTAGCTGCCGCCTTTGAGTTGCCAGTGATCATCTTATTCCTAACCCGAATCGGATTATTGACACCGGACCGTCTCAAAATGACACGAAAATATGCTTACTTGGGACTTGCGATATTCGGCTCATGCATTTCGCCGCCGGATTTCATTTCCCATCTGTCTGTTACGATCCCTCTAATCCTGCTGTTCGAGATTAGCATCTATATTTCGAGTCGACAATGGCGCCATATGCAGACAAGAACTGAACCATGA
- the tatA gene encoding twin-arginine translocase TatA/TatE family subunit codes for MFNNIGVSGLIIILAIALILFGPSKLPQLGRAFGDTLREFRNSTRGMVEEEDHAENTQPKQIAEK; via the coding sequence ATGTTCAATAACATCGGAGTATCCGGATTGATTATTATTCTGGCGATCGCGCTTATTCTCTTCGGACCATCCAAGCTGCCGCAGCTTGGACGAGCATTCGGGGATACACTGCGTGAATTTCGCAACTCAACCCGAGGTATGGTTGAAGAAGAAGATCATGCAGAAAATACGCAGCCGAAGCAAATTGCTGAGAAATAA
- a CDS encoding DMT family transporter, translated as MIQHSEEVKVEQVVVISLILVLCSGMAHAVWNLFTKQSQDKSVFLWLIFIPVTVVLLPTLIVELASKSFPVVAFVWMGLSMVMQGIYATLLSRTYQMGDLSQVYPVMRGTATLLIPLLGVLVFGESLASWAWIGIICMLIGFFLMSGWSWKKNALPSSYKPWLYALSVGLCVTSYTLIDKQNLLYLSPLSLLALSNIGFILGLTPSVIKSRRVKNVLRSNRMTFVIGSILSPGSYLLFLFAMQHVEVSYISPLREVGIVFGTVLGILVLKEKSGMRRIAAACSVVAGILLIAFSGL; from the coding sequence TTGATACAACATTCAGAAGAAGTGAAGGTGGAACAGGTGGTCGTAATCTCCTTGATCCTCGTCCTTTGCTCGGGGATGGCTCACGCCGTATGGAATTTATTCACGAAGCAAAGTCAGGATAAGAGTGTATTTTTATGGTTAATATTCATTCCTGTAACCGTCGTCTTATTACCCACGCTTATTGTGGAACTGGCATCGAAATCATTTCCGGTCGTTGCCTTTGTATGGATGGGGCTATCGATGGTGATGCAAGGAATATATGCAACCTTGTTGTCTCGAACGTATCAGATGGGGGATTTGTCCCAAGTGTATCCGGTCATGCGCGGAACAGCGACGTTGCTGATACCCCTATTAGGTGTCCTTGTATTCGGTGAATCGTTAGCGTCTTGGGCATGGATCGGTATAATATGCATGTTAATCGGTTTCTTTCTAATGAGCGGTTGGTCGTGGAAGAAGAACGCGTTGCCTTCTTCGTACAAACCATGGTTATATGCGCTATCCGTAGGATTGTGTGTCACAAGTTATACGTTGATTGATAAACAGAACTTATTATACTTATCTCCATTAAGTCTACTGGCTCTGTCGAATATCGGATTCATTCTTGGTCTGACACCAAGCGTCATCAAATCCAGACGGGTGAAGAACGTGCTTCGGTCTAACCGGATGACGTTCGTCATCGGATCCATCCTCTCGCCAGGCTCATACTTATTGTTCTTGTTCGCGATGCAGCATGTCGAGGTGTCCTACATTTCGCCGCTGCGTGAAGTAGGTATCGTGTTCGGTACTGTGTTAGGTATTCTTGTATTGAAAGAGAAGAGCGGTATGCGAAGAATTGCGGCAGCGTGCAGTGTCGTAGCGGGGATTCTGTTGATCGCCTTCTCGGGTTTATAA
- a CDS encoding DeoR/GlpR family DNA-binding transcription regulator — translation MFVEERHQAILQKLQQEKSVRASDLIQIFQVSFETIRRDLEFLESEGVLRRVHGGAILTEMDYSREIPRTLRENTYLEEKNELAEIAASFVEEGQSIALDVSTTNNHFAQVLKRKFDRLTIITNSLPIAHDLMSKPNYTIILIGGVIRNSEQGTIGDLAQEFASRFHADLFFMSMSGVTLTEGITDYGIAEIQIKKIMHQNAKRTFALADSSKFDAVSLIKVCGATEVERFITDSHVSEEIVQKYKEHGIEITYQL, via the coding sequence ATGTTCGTAGAAGAAAGACATCAAGCCATATTACAGAAGCTGCAGCAGGAGAAATCTGTTCGAGCTTCGGATTTGATTCAGATTTTTCAGGTGTCCTTCGAGACGATTCGCAGAGATTTGGAATTCCTAGAGAGTGAAGGGGTTCTAAGAAGGGTTCATGGTGGTGCGATTCTGACTGAAATGGACTACAGCCGTGAAATTCCTCGGACACTGCGAGAGAATACCTACCTGGAAGAGAAGAATGAACTCGCGGAGATTGCTGCGTCCTTCGTCGAAGAAGGCCAATCCATTGCATTAGATGTGAGTACAACGAATAATCATTTTGCGCAAGTGCTCAAGCGGAAATTCGATCGGTTAACCATTATTACGAATTCCCTCCCGATCGCGCATGACCTGATGTCGAAGCCGAACTATACGATCATTCTGATCGGAGGCGTTATTCGAAATTCTGAACAAGGTACCATCGGAGATCTAGCGCAGGAGTTCGCGAGCCGGTTCCATGCAGATTTATTCTTTATGAGTATGAGCGGCGTGACTTTAACCGAGGGCATAACAGATTACGGGATAGCGGAAATACAGATCAAGAAAATCATGCACCAGAATGCGAAACGCACCTTCGCACTGGCAGATAGCAGTAAATTCGATGCGGTCTCTTTAATCAAAGTCTGCGGTGCAACAGAAGTCGAGCGATTTATTACAGACTCTCATGTTTCGGAGGAGATCGTTCAGAAGTACAAAGAGCATGGCATAGAAATTACGTATCAACTGTAA
- a CDS encoding MFS transporter — MDSWKKNLYVLWAGVFFCSTAFSMSVPFLSLFISSDLHVTTNLSLWSGIAFGITFLASAMIAPYWGSLADKYGRKPMLLRSGFALAGIYVLTALVQNPYQLIAVRILSGLLAGYVPAAIALVGTNTPEKHVGHALGIMATASAAGSIIGPMIGGTMSRFFGYRETFFLSAIVVLISALIALIGIKEEKFDRNRSRSHVLDDLKQAASNRPLMNQFMTVLIVSGSVMILEPLLTLYVLDMGITHGDASFSSGIIFSAVGIATVIAAPQWGKLGAKYGYRKILMIGLIGGGIGNLLQIFFHHIVGFGILRFVYGLFFAAVYPALNALIVQATTPDFRGRAFSLNQSANQLGTMAGPMIGGALGGWLPIPYVFVLNGLLLLMTALTIRLQDRKQQQAVKKLA; from the coding sequence ATGGATTCTTGGAAAAAAAATCTCTATGTGCTCTGGGCTGGCGTTTTCTTCTGCAGTACCGCGTTCTCCATGTCAGTCCCTTTTCTATCCCTTTTTATCAGCAGTGACCTCCATGTGACAACGAATCTCTCTTTATGGTCAGGCATTGCTTTCGGCATTACGTTCCTCGCAAGCGCCATGATCGCCCCGTACTGGGGATCGCTAGCAGACAAATACGGCCGGAAGCCGATGCTGCTCCGCTCTGGCTTCGCACTTGCCGGCATTTACGTCTTAACCGCGCTCGTACAGAATCCTTATCAGCTGATTGCAGTCCGCATTCTATCAGGACTTCTCGCAGGATATGTACCCGCAGCGATTGCGCTCGTCGGAACCAACACGCCGGAGAAGCATGTCGGCCATGCCTTAGGAATTATGGCAACCGCAAGCGCAGCTGGAAGCATTATCGGACCGATGATTGGCGGAACAATGAGCCGGTTCTTCGGTTATCGCGAGACGTTCTTCCTCTCCGCGATTGTAGTTCTTATCTCAGCGCTAATCGCGCTTATCGGAATTAAAGAAGAGAAATTCGATCGCAACCGGTCCCGTTCGCATGTGCTCGATGATCTGAAGCAAGCGGCAAGCAACCGTCCGCTCATGAATCAATTTATGACGGTGTTGATCGTCAGTGGATCGGTCATGATCCTTGAACCCCTGCTCACGCTATATGTCCTCGATATGGGGATTACGCATGGCGATGCCTCGTTCAGCTCCGGCATCATTTTCTCCGCCGTCGGGATCGCAACCGTGATCGCCGCGCCGCAATGGGGTAAGCTTGGCGCCAAATACGGGTATCGTAAAATATTGATGATCGGACTAATCGGAGGCGGGATTGGGAATCTCCTTCAAATCTTCTTCCACCATATTGTAGGATTCGGCATTTTACGGTTCGTCTACGGGCTCTTCTTCGCCGCCGTCTATCCTGCACTCAATGCGCTTATCGTGCAGGCGACGACACCGGATTTTCGCGGACGCGCCTTCAGCTTGAACCAATCCGCGAACCAGCTCGGCACGATGGCAGGTCCAATGATCGGCGGAGCGCTTGGCGGATGGCTTCCGATTCCCTATGTTTTTGTCTTAAACGGCTTACTTCTCTTAATGACAGCCTTAACCATCCGCCTCCAAGACCGCAAACAGCAACAAGCCGTCAAAAAGCTTGCATAA
- a CDS encoding carbon-nitrogen hydrolase family protein yields MKLRVSAVQYHLHTISKFQEFADQVEHYVRTADEFNTDFVLFPEFLTTQLMSIGNDKAAALTIQELPDYTDAYLSLFTGLAKKYGMHIIGGTHVIRRNDKLYNVAHLFYPDGRVAEQAKIHITPTEVTEWNMSAGDGVEVFETEKGKIGLLTCYDIEFPEIVRMVRAKGADVIFCPSCTDDRHGFHRVRYSCHARTIENQIYVVTTGTIGSLPTVDFMRGNFGQAAVLSPNDVPFPPRGIIAEGEINNDMIITADLDLSLLHQVRENGSVTTWRDRRTDLYPDW; encoded by the coding sequence ATGAAATTGCGGGTATCTGCCGTACAATATCATTTACACACCATTTCGAAATTTCAAGAATTCGCGGATCAAGTCGAACATTATGTTAGAACCGCGGATGAATTCAATACGGACTTTGTCCTCTTTCCCGAATTTCTGACAACACAGCTTATGTCCATCGGGAATGACAAAGCGGCTGCATTAACCATACAAGAACTGCCAGACTACACAGATGCTTACTTAAGCCTCTTCACCGGCCTCGCGAAAAAATACGGGATGCATATCATCGGCGGCACGCATGTGATTCGCCGGAACGATAAACTGTATAATGTTGCGCATCTCTTCTACCCGGATGGCCGCGTAGCGGAGCAAGCCAAAATCCATATCACGCCTACCGAAGTCACAGAATGGAATATGTCTGCTGGCGATGGCGTCGAAGTGTTCGAGACCGAGAAAGGGAAGATCGGGCTCTTAACCTGCTACGATATCGAGTTCCCTGAAATCGTGCGGATGGTGCGCGCAAAAGGCGCCGATGTCATCTTCTGCCCATCTTGTACCGATGACCGCCACGGGTTCCACCGTGTCCGTTACAGCTGTCATGCGCGTACAATCGAAAATCAAATCTACGTCGTGACGACCGGTACGATCGGTTCCTTGCCGACCGTCGACTTCATGCGCGGGAACTTCGGACAAGCGGCGGTCTTGTCGCCGAACGATGTGCCTTTCCCACCTCGCGGCATTATCGCAGAGGGCGAGATCAACAATGATATGATCATTACCGCGGATCTCGATCTCTCGCTCCTGCATCAAGTTCGGGAGAACGGTTCCGTAACGACATGGCGCGATCGCCGTACGGATCTCTACCCGGATTGGTAG
- a CDS encoding GNAT family N-acetyltransferase, with translation MSYNKSFYVFQETTPLPVTIRNYRVSDIPEMIDIQRECFPPPFPSELLWNEEQLQSHIERFPEGALCAEADGRLIGSMTGLITQFDPDHPQHRWEDVTDHGYIRNHQPDGNSLYVVDISVRPDYRKYGIGKWLMQSMYETVVQLRLERLLGGGRMPGYHRFADRMTPEAYADAVMKGELRDPVITFLLRCGRTPVVVARDYLEDEESCNHALLMEWKNPFLST, from the coding sequence ATGTCGTATAACAAATCATTTTACGTCTTTCAGGAAACGACGCCGCTGCCTGTCACGATTCGCAACTACCGGGTATCCGATATTCCGGAGATGATCGACATTCAACGGGAGTGCTTCCCGCCTCCCTTCCCTTCCGAGTTGTTGTGGAATGAGGAACAACTTCAGAGCCATATCGAACGATTCCCGGAAGGCGCGCTATGCGCTGAAGCCGATGGCCGGCTGATCGGATCCATGACCGGACTGATCACGCAGTTCGATCCCGACCATCCGCAGCATCGTTGGGAAGACGTCACGGATCACGGCTATATCCGCAACCATCAACCGGACGGGAACTCGCTGTACGTTGTCGATATCAGCGTCCGTCCTGATTACCGCAAATACGGCATCGGCAAGTGGCTGATGCAATCGATGTACGAGACTGTCGTCCAGCTGCGATTGGAGCGACTCTTGGGGGGCGGGCGCATGCCTGGATATCATCGCTTTGCGGACCGTATGACGCCTGAGGCGTATGCCGACGCGGTCATGAAGGGCGAGCTGCGCGACCCGGTCATTACTTTCCTGCTGCGCTGCGGCCGCACGCCCGTCGTCGTCGCACGCGACTATCTGGAAGACGAAGAATCGTGCAACCATGCCCTATTGATGGAATGGAAGAATCCGTTCCTGTCCACCTAA
- a CDS encoding GNAT family N-acetyltransferase has product MEYIRITSIDDPLFTKMHNLMKSIFPPEEVLAFDLWREPLQDPDIRVFVAVHEGEVVGATEYRYVKPLNVAMTDFTIIGKPGLGIGRFLYKNRERDLDQLAAEAGIPMLGMFAEIYDPYQSNDHAFGGVAPMNPIVRREVLSHLGYQRLDFPYVHPSWGNDGESVEGLDFCFMPMDEQTTTLPGQLIVDFLSWYYAVLPNKPQAWLDMVDQLKQTPEVALRPL; this is encoded by the coding sequence ATGGAATATATCCGCATTACATCCATTGATGACCCGCTATTCACGAAAATGCATAACTTAATGAAATCAATTTTCCCGCCGGAAGAGGTGCTAGCTTTCGATCTCTGGCGCGAACCGCTGCAAGATCCGGATATTCGCGTCTTCGTCGCTGTACATGAAGGCGAAGTCGTCGGCGCAACGGAATACCGCTACGTGAAGCCGCTGAATGTCGCGATGACGGACTTCACAATTATCGGCAAGCCTGGGCTTGGGATTGGTCGCTTCCTCTACAAGAACCGTGAACGCGATCTCGATCAGCTCGCTGCGGAAGCCGGTATCCCGATGCTTGGCATGTTCGCGGAAATCTATGATCCGTACCAATCCAACGACCATGCGTTCGGCGGCGTTGCGCCTATGAACCCGATCGTTCGCCGTGAAGTCTTATCGCACCTCGGTTACCAGCGTCTTGACTTTCCATATGTGCATCCATCATGGGGCAATGACGGCGAATCCGTCGAAGGTCTTGACTTCTGCTTCATGCCGATGGATGAGCAGACGACGACTCTGCCTGGTCAGTTAATCGTTGACTTCCTCTCTTGGTACTACGCTGTGCTTCCGAACAAACCACAAGCGTGGCTTGATATGGTTGATCAATTGAAGCAAACGCCGGAGGTTGCGCTTCGACCGCTATAA